TGACCCAGGCGCGGCCGGACGTCCTCGTCGTGACGGTGCTGGCGGCCGCCCTCGTCTGGTACGTCGCAGCGGCCCGGTCGGCCTCGACGCGCACGGGGGCCCGGTGGCCCGCGCGCCGCACCGTCGCGTTCGTCGCGGGGCTGCTCGTGGTCTTCATGGTGCTGTGCTCCGGGCTCGCCGCCTGGGCACCCGTCCTGCTCAGCGTGCACCTCGGCAGCCTGGTCGTGCTCCTGGTGGTGGCACCGACCCTGCTGCTGGCCGGTCGTCCGCTGACCCTCGCCCGGGGCCGGGCCCGGGCACCCGCCCCGCTGGTCGGCGCGTCGATCGCGTGCGCGGCGGTCCTGCTCGTCCAGGTCGGCCCCGTCCTGGAGACCTCGCTGCGGTCGTCGGCAGGACGACTGGTCGCCGCCGCCCTGGCGCTGGCGATCGGGCTCGCGCTGTGGCGCCGCTGCTCGACCCGGGGCCCGGTGCAGGGAGGCCGGCCGACGCGGTCGGTGCCGTCGGTCTGGTCGCGCTCGGTCTGGGCGTGCTGGCCGTCCGGCTCACGGTCGGCGACGGCCTCCTGGCCGCCGACTGGTTCCTGGAGCTGCGGCTGGGCTGGTCGGACCCGCTGCGGGACCAGCGCGTCGCCGGCCTCGTGGTGGCCGCGGCCGCGGGGTGGCTCCTGCTCGTGGGGGCCGAGGAGGCGCTCCGGGGCGCCCACCGCGACGGCCCTCAGGAGCCGGTGCCGGACCCCGGCGGCCAGAGCCGCACCAGCACCCGGCCCACCAGGTCCTCCTCCGTGACCGGGCCGTAGTCCCGCGAGTCGATCGAGTTCCCGCGGTTGTCCCCGAGCACCACGACCTCCCCCTCGCCGGCGGTCCACACCCGGGTGTAGTAGCCGTCCAGGGGGTCGGTGACCCAGACCTCCTCCTGCGGCTCGCCGTCGACGTGCAGCACGCCGTCCAGGATCGCGACGCGCTCGCCGGGCAGCCCCACCACCCGCTTGAGCGTCCGGCCGCCGGCGGGGTCCCGGAACACGACCAGGTCGCCGCGGGCGAGGTCCTCGACGTCCGGCGCCAGCCGCGACACGAGGATGACGTCGCCGGCCTCGAAGGTGGGCATCATGCTGGCCGACGACACCCGCACCGGGACCACGAGGGTCGCGCGGACCACGAGCAGCACGAGCAGGAGCAGGACGAGCAGGAGCAGGAGCCCGGCGGCGACGGCGTGCCGGTGCGCCAGGACCGGGGCCCGGCGGTCCGGTCGCCGGGTCGCTCCCGCAGGACGCACCCCGGGCCGCCTCACACCGGCGGCGCGCCGTGGACCGGGTGGTTGGGGTGGTCCTCGCCCAGGTGGACCGTGCCATCGGCGGCCGCGAGCACGAACTGCCCCATCATGTCGTGGTCCTCGTGCGAGGCGTTGTGGCAGTGCACCATGAAGCGCCCGCCGAGCTCGGCCCCGGCTCCGGCGGGCCCCGTGGAGCGCCCGTCGGGGTAGTGCGAGGGCGCCACGGAGTACTGCACCAGCACCTCGACGATCTCCCCCTCGCCCACGTAGACCACGTCCTTGGGCCCCTTCTCCCAGGGCTGGACCCGATCGGAGCCGCCGTCGCGGTCGATGATGCGGAAGTCGACGAGGTGGATGTGGATCGGGTGGAACCACCCCCCGGACTTGTTCTCCAGCCGCCAGATCTCCACGTCCCCGGGACGAGGGGGGTCCCCGCGCTCGTCGAGGAAGAGGTTCCAGCTCTCGGCCTGCACGTCCTCCCAGCTCGTCTCGTTGAGCAGGAAGACGTTGGTGTCGTCGTCGCGCTCGAGGTCGATGTCACGGGTCCGGCGCGCCGCCTCGACCGGCACCGACATGATCGGGTGCAGCTCCTCGGGCGGAGGCGTGACGACCTGGTTCCAGCGGGTGTCCGTGGGCTCGGAGGTCACGCGCAGCTGCATCACCTTGTCGGTGTGCTTGAAGTCCCGGTTGTTCTTGTTGCTGGAGTTGAGCAGCTCCACGACGTCACCGACCCGGCAGGAGCCGAGGTCCACCATCATCTCGTAGCGCTCGGCGCTGGCGTGGCGCCAGCTGGTGACCTGCTGCGGGACCGTGAGCCCTCCGTCGGTCGCGACCACCCAGGTGGGCAGCGTGCGCCTCGTGCGCTTGTTGACGAACCTCAGCGTCATCGACCGGGAGATCGTGCCCATCAGGATCCGGAAGCGGTAGAAGCGGCGCTCCACCTCGTGGTAGGGCCACGGGACCCCGTTGACCATGATCACGTCGCCGTAGAGACCCGAGTGGTCGCGGTCCATGTGCGTCAGCGACCCGTCCTTGGCGAAGATCGCGTCGTGGACCGTGAGCGGCACGTCGTAGCGCTCCTGCGGCAGGTTCGCCTTCTCCCAGTCGTTCTGGATGTGGTACTGGGCCACCAGCCCGCTGTAGATGTTCTGCGCCGTCTTGTGCACGGCGTGGTCGTGGTACCAGATCGTGCGGGGGCCCTGGTGGTTCGGGTACCAGTAGTCCTTGTAGTGCCCGGGCTGGGTGACGTCGTCGGCGTAGCCGTCGTACTGCGGCAGGGTCGCGGAGCCGTGCAGGTGCACCGAGGTGCCCATCGCGTGGCCGAAGTCGGGGTGCACCGGGGGCAGGTCGTTGTGCACCCGCAGCCGCACCCGGGTGTGCTGGTCGACCTTGATGAGGGAACCGGTGAAGGTCGGGGTGGCCCCCACCGGGGCGTACCCCATGAGCCTGGTCGCTCCAGCGCCGTCGTCGAGGAGCTGGCCGGTGTAGGCCTGCTCACTGATCTCGTAGAGCAGGTAGTCGCCCGCCTCGTCGCTCGCGGGCACGGGGACCAGCGGGGTCTGCATCGGCAGCCGTCGCGCGAACCTGGCTGGCTTGCGCGAGGTGCTGATCCAGTCCTTGGTGCTCACACCCTCACCGAAGGGGACCGCGGTCCCCACTGCTGCCACGCCCAGCCCCAGCCCCCCGTAGGCGAGGACCTGGCGTCTCGTCAACGCCGTCATCGCTGATCCCTTCCTCGGGCACCGCGTCCCCGGTGCTCCGCGCACGAGACTGCTCCCCCGGCCTTGGGCATTCCTTGGGGTCGAGGAGCGGCGTCGAGCACCCGCCCAGGCCCGGAGGACCGGCCCTCGAGGCGTTGACTGGTTGTTGACGCAGCGGTCGCACCCTGCCCCCCTTCGAGGCCGGCACGCGGCCTCACCGGGAGCTGAGGAGCCCCCCATGACGCGAACGAGACGCGGCCTCGTGGCCGCAGTGACCAGCCTGGCTCTGACCGGGGCGGCCGCGGGCGCGGCGGTGGCCGGCGACGACGACGTGCTGCGACGAGGCTCGTGCACCGGCAGCACGGACTGGAAGATGAAGGCGGGGCCGGACGACGGCCGGATCGAGGTCGAGGCCGAGATCGACAGCAACCGCGTGGGACAGACCTGGCGGTGGGTGCTGCGCCACGACGGCGCCGTCGTCGCCCGCGGCAAGAGCAGGACCAAGGGGCCCAGCGGCTCCTTCGAGGTGGAACGCCGCACCGCCGACCACAAGGGCACGGACTCGTTCCGGTTCAAGGCGAAGCACCAGGGCTCCGGCGAGCGCTGCGTGGGCCGCGTGCGGCTCTAGGCAGCGAGGGCGCGGCGGATGCGGCGGCCCGCCAGCTCGGCGGCCACCGAGACGGCGAAGGAGGCGATCAGCAGGGTGGTGACGGCCGGGAAGCGGAACGCGTTGAGGTTCTCCTGGAGCAGCCGCCCGAGGCCGGCGGCGCCGACCACCCCGACGATGGCGGTGTCGCGCACGCAGATCTCGAAGCGGTAGAGCGTGTAGGTCACCAGCGGCTGCACGCCCGCCGGCACGGTCGCGGCGAGCCCCGCCAGCGGCCGCGGCACCCGACGTCCTGCAGCGCGCGCGCGGGGGCGCAGCGGCACCGACTCCCAGGCCTCGGCGACCAGGCGACCCAGGATGCCGCCGGTGTAGAGGCCCAGCGCCACGGCGCCGGGCAGGATGCCGGGGAAGAGGGCCAGCAGCGCGACCACCGCCCACAACGGTCGGCGGCACCGAGCGCAGCACCAGCAGGAGCAGCCGTGCGACGGCCCACCCGGCCCAGCGCAGCGGCCCGGCGCCGCTGCCGTCCTGGTCGCGACGCGGCCGCGAGGCCAGGGGGCCGATGGCCAGCGTCAGCGCGACCGCGAAGGCCATCGCGAGCACTGCCATCGCGACGGTGTCGAGCACGCCCGCGCTCAGCGTCGCCCAGCCGCCCGGCGGCAGGGCCGGCGGCAGCAGGTCGTCGCCCAGGCGCACCGACAGCTCGCGGGTGCGCTCGGAGAAGAGCCCCGACAGCGACACGTCGGCGTACCACCACGCGACCGCGAGCATCGGCAGCAGCGCCCACCCCGACCAGCCCACCCACCGCGAGCCGGACGCGGGCGCGCCGGTGCGACCGCTCGACCAGTCCGAGCAGCTGGCCACCGCCAGACCGGTGCGCACCCGGGTGCTCCACAGGTCGACCACCGCCGAGAGCAGCAGCACCGCGCCGATGAGGGTCCAGACCTCGTCCCAGTTGCGCGACTGCAGGCTCACCACGAGCTCCTGGCCCAGGCCACCCACGCCGACGACCCCCAGGATCACCGCCGACCGGATCGCGCACTCGAGCCGGTAGAACGAGTAGGACAGCAGCAGCGGCAGCGCCCCGGGCAGCAGCCCGTAGGCCAGCGCCGGCACCGGGCGCGCCCCCGCGACGCGCAGCGCCTCCAGCGGGCCCCGGGTGGTCGAGTCGAGGGTGTCGGCGAAGACCTTCGCGGTCTGGGCACCGAAGGGCACCGCGATGGCGATCACCGCCACCAGCGGGTCCAGGCCCAGCACGCTGACCAGCAGCAGCGCCCACACCAGCTCGTGGATCGAGCGGGCGGCCACGAGCACCCCCCGCAACGGCACGCGCACGACGCCCACCCACCGGCCGGGGCGCTCGCCCCAGGCGACGTCGCTGAGCACCAGCCCGCCCACGGCGCCGAGCACGAGCGCCCCGGCGGTGCCCAGCAGGGCGAAGGCGACGGTCACCAGCAGCGCTCGCCACACAACCGCCAGGAACTGGGCGTCGAGAGCGGGGTCGAGGGCCTTGCCGAGCAGGTCGTCGACCAGGCCCAGCCCTCCGGTGTTGACCAGGTCGACGCCCCCGCCCAGGGTCCGCGCCGAGGCCCACAGCAGCGGCACGACGACCACGGCGAGCGCCACGAGGCGACGTCCCCAGACGGTCCGCCCGGTGGTGCCCCGCCGCGCCGTGGTGCGCGTCGCGGGTCGGTCGAGGGTGGTCATGTCAGGACGTAGAGGTCCTCGAGGTGGTGGTCGGCGAGGTCGGCGGCCGCGACGTCGAAGGCGACGCGGCCCTCGCGCAGGCCGATGGCCCGGGTGCAGTGCTCGCGGGCCAGCGCCGGCTGGTGCAGGCTGACCACGAACGTGGGTGCGTCCGCGCCGGTGGCCCCACCGACCTGGGTCAGCAGCCGCAGGATCTCCGCGGCGCGGGCCGGGTCGAGGCTCGAGACGGGCTCGTCGGCCAGCACCAGCTCGGGACGCTGCAGCAGCAGGCGCGCGATGGCGACGCGCTGCCGCTCGCCGCCGCTGAGCCGCTCGGTGCGCTCGTGGACGGCCCAGCCCAGGCCGACCTGCTCCAGGACCGCGCGGACCTCGGACATCCCGACCGGCCAGACGAGCGAGCGCAGCGCGGTGGGCGTGCTCATCCTGCCCAGGCGACCGGCGTTGACGTTGTGGGCGACCCGCACCTGCTCGACGAGGTCGAGGCGCTGGTGGACGGTGCCGATGCGGGCCCGGAGGCGGCGCAACGGCCGGGGGCCCAGCTGGTCGGGGCGCTGCCCGAGCAGCTCGACGGTGCCCTCGCTGGGCCGCACGGATCCGTTGAGCAGCGAGAGCAGGGTGCTCTTGCCGGCTCCGCTGGAGCCCAGCAGAGCGACCCGCTCGCCGCGGTGGACGTCGAGGTCGATCCCGGCCAGGGCGGCCCGGTCGCCGAACCGGCGCGAGACCCCGGTGAGCCTGACGACCGGCGCCGCCCCGGCCTCGTTCACGCCAGCAGCCCCAGGTCCTTCGCGACCGCCTCGATCTGGTCGTAGTTCTCGTTCTCGGTCGGCACGAAGGAGGTGGCCCCGAAGAGCTCGAGGATGGCCGCGTCGTCGGGGTCGGCGGGGTCGAGGTCGTAGAGCATCTGCGCGATCGCCTCGGTGGTGCCCTCGCCGAAGGTCTCGTCGAGGTCGGGGCGCACCAGCCAGTGGTAGTCGGCGTACCCCGGCGTGCGCCACAGCACCACCACGTCGGAGAGGTCGACCTCGCCGGCCTCGACCGTCGCCTCCCAGACCTGCTCGTTGACCGCGCCCACCTCGTAGCTGCCGCTGGCGACGGCCTCGATGGTCGCGTCGTGCGAGCCGCTGTAGCCCGGCTCGCCCTTGAGGTCGGCGACCTCGAGCCCGGCCTGCTCCATGAAGTACTGCGGCATCAGCCGGCCCGAGGTGGAGGTGTCGGAGCCGAAGGTCAGGCTGTGCCCCTCGAGGGCGGTGAGCCCCTCGGTGTCGTCAAAGGGCTCGATGCCCGAGGCCTTGGTGGCGATGAAGAGGCTGTGGAAGTCGGCGTCGATGTCGCGCTGCGCGATGGCCTGCGCGCCCTCGACGCGGCTGCGGGCCTGCACCCCGGTCAGCCCGCCCATCCAGGCCAGGTGGATGTCGCCGACCTCGAAGGCCCGCACCACGGCGGTGTAGTCGGTGACGGCCTCGTAGGAGACCTCGAGGCCGGTGGCGTCGGCGACGGCGTCGGCGACCAGCCCGTAGAGCCGGTTGAGCTGCTCGGGGTCCTGGTCGGGGATCGCGGAGATGCCCAGCACGGGGGCCGAGCCCTCCGTGCCCGCCGCTCCCGAGGCGTCGTCGGCGTCGTTGCCGCAGGCGGTGAGGAGGAACAGGCCGGCGGTGCCGCCCAGCAGGGCGCGGCGGGTGGGGTTCATCGATGACGTCCTTCGGTGGGGGCGGAGGGAGCGACCCCCGGGCGGGGGCCCGTGGGCAGGCGGTCGGCGAGCGCGACCACGGCCAGGATGATCAGCACGGCGACGCTGGTGGCGTTGCCGCCGAGCCAGGGGTCGGTGAAGCCGATCTGGACCCGCAGCAGCAGGGCGCCGGCCAGCGCGAGGCCGGCGGCGGCCGGAGCGGCCACCCGCACGCCCCGGGCGGCCAGCAGCAGCCCGACACCGACGAGCAGCACGACGAGCCCGCCGAGCAGGTTGTAGACGCCGAGGCTGAGCGAGGGGTCGGTCGAGCGCAGCCCCGGGCCGCGGGAGGCGAGCGGGTCGTCGAGGGAGGCGACCACGCTGTAGAGCCCGACCACGACCGCCAGCACGCCCCAGGGGCGCTGCAGCCCGGCGAGCGGGACCACCCGGGCGCGGACCGCGTCGACGGAGAAGGCGCGCCCCGAGGAGCCGACGACCAGGGCCACGTGGGCGGCGATCATCAACCAGTACGACCAGGGCCACTCCTCGGGCGCGTAGGCCACCGAGAGGGCGATCGCCACCGACTGCGCGATCCCGAGCAGGGCCGCGGCCCGCACGTAGGTGCCCGAGACCAGCAGCACCGCGAGCGCGGTCTCGGCCGCCAGCACCAGCCAGCCGAACGCCGAGATGTTGGGCAGGACCAGGTTCTCGACCAGCCACGAGTACGGCGGCAGCACCGGGTGGTCGACGGCGAAGCCGGTGAACTTGTAGAGCCCGTTGCCGGAGTCGCGGCCGAAGTCGGCCGGCACCTTCCAGGCCACGTTGTAGAGCCACATCAGGCCGACGGTCACCCGCAGGAACGCCAGCCCGACCGCCTGGCGGCGGGGGACCTCGTCGGTGTCGGGGGCCAGCACCCAGCCGACCAGCGCGCGCAGCGTGTCAGGCACAGCGGAACACCTCTCGTCCGGTGGCGGCCGCGGCGTCCTGCACCGCGACGGTGTCGCGCATGACCCCGATGACCTCGCTGACCGGCAGCGGGTGGTCGGCGATGCGCATGTGCGGGTTGGTGACCGCGACCGGGTGCCACCAGGCGCCGTCGACGGTCAGGGTCGGCTCGGGCTCGAGGTTGTCGATCGAGACGTGGATCCCCTGGTCGGCGAATCCCTCGGCGGCCACCGGGCGGATCACCCGGTCCTCCGGGGCGATGTCGAGCTGGTCGAGGCGCCGGTGCAGGGCCTCGACGCCCGCGGGGTCCTCGTCGTACAGCGTGGCGGCGATGCGGACCCGGAAGCCGAGGGAGGCGGCGAGCTCGATGCCGTCGAGGGCCTTGCCCCACGTGCCGGCGCCGCGCTGGCGGTCGTGCAGGTCGGGGGTGGCGCTGTCCAGGCTGACCTGCAGGGCGACCGAGCGGTCGAGGCCCTCGAGGATCTCGCGGCGTCGCCCGCGGCCCAGGATCATCGCGTTCGTCAGCACGGTGCGCTCGAGCCCGGCTGCCGCCTCGACGAGCCCGTCGAGGTCGGGGTGCATGAACGGCTCGCCGCCGGTCAGGAAGACCTCCTTGCCGCCCATCGCGGCGAACTCCTCGAAGGCCGCCCGGGCGGTCTCCACCGGGAAGCGCCGCGCCTCGGCACGCGGGGAGGACTGCGCGCAGCAGTAGTCGCAGGCGAGGTTGCAGTCGAAGTTGGTGTAGACCCACAGCCGCTCGCCGACGGGAGTGCTCTTGCCGGTGGTGAAGACGGTGGCCGGCGCGCCGGACTTCTCCACGACGAACCACCACGGCCCCTGCTCGGACTCGGCGTGCGCGACCTCGACGCTGTGCCCGACCAGGTCGGCCCAGGCCGGCAGGTCGACGGTGACGCTCCGCTCGGCGCTGCGGATGCCGAGGTGCCCGCCGTCGTCGAGGCGGCGCATGTTGCGGGTGATCAGCAGCAGCAGCCCGCTTCCGCAGTCGAGGTCGCCCCCGTCGATCAGGCGTGCCACCGGCCCGGCCGGCGTGGACACGTGGTCCTGGCCCGGCTCCGGGAGCACGGTGGTCAGGACGGCGTCCGAGTGGCTCATCCTGTTCACCCTACGTGCGTGGGGTGACGACGGTCACAGTACAGGCCGCGGCGTCGGTAAAGGTTCGGCCGCGCGCGGGTGCCGGCCCGGCCGGGCGGGCGTACGTTCCTTGCCATGAGCAGCGACAGCGGCACCGAGGAGATGTGGCGGCCCGAGGACGCCGATGCGCGACGTGACTACTGGGAGCACGTGCACGACGGCAAGGACGTCGACGGCGTCTCGTGGTGGCAGTCCGTGCCGGGGCTGTCGCTCGGACTGGTCGACGACACCGGGGTGGACCCCGCCGACCCGGTCATCGACGTGGGCGCCGGCTGGTCGACGCTCGCCGACCACCTGCTGGAGCGCGGCTACACCGACGTCACCGCCATCGACCTCTCGCGCACCGCGCTCGACACCGTGCGCGAGCGGGTGGGCGACCTGGGCCGCCACCTGACCCTCGACGTCGCCGACGTGCTCGACCTCGACACCGGCCGGCAGTACGCCCTGTGGCACGACCGGGCGGTCTTCCACTTCCTGACCGAGCAGGACGAGCGCGACGACTACCGCGCCTCGCTGGCACGCTGCCTGCGGCCCGGCGGCTGGTTCGTGATCGCCACCTTCGGCCCCGACGGGCCGACCACCTGCAGCGGCCTGCCGATCGTGCGCTACACCCACGACGAGCTGGCCGCCGAGTTCCCCGGCTACGAGCTGCACGGCACCGCCGGTGAGGACCACCTGACACCGTGGGGCACCAACCAGCAGTTCACCGCGGTGCTGCTGCGCGCTCCGGGAGCCTGAGCCGCACCGCGCGGTGCGGCGCGGCGCGGCGTCCGGGGAATGTCTGGACCACCACGCAGGTTGGCCCAGGGTCCGAGGAACGATCCCCGCACACCCCAGGAGGCCTCCGTGCCCCGCATCCCCGTCCACACCGTCGACTCCGCCCCCGCCGCCAGCACCGACGCGCTGAAGCAGCTGGAGTCGAAGTTCGGCAAGGTCCTCAACATCCACGGCGGGATGGCGCACTCCCCCGCCGTGCTGCTCTCGTACGCCGCCCTCGGCGACGTCATCGCCGAGCACGCGACCCTCGACGGGAAGACCCGGGAGGCCATCGCCCTGGCCGTCGGCGCCGAGGACGAGTGCACCTACTGCCAGTCCGCGCACACCGGCGGGGGCAAGGCGGCCGGCTTCAGCGACGAGGAGATGGTCAACATCCGTCGCGGCAAGGCCGACGACGCCGAGCTCGACGCGCTGCTGCGCCTGGCCCGCGACTACACCGCGCAGGTCGGCCACACCAGCGACGCGGCCTGGCAGGACGCCATCGACGCCGGCTGGAGCGACGAGCAGCTCACCGAGCTGTCGGTGCACGTCACGCTCAACCTGTTCACGAACTACTTCAACCACCACGTGCACACCGAGCTCGACGTGCCCGAGGCCCCGGCGCTCTGACGCCTCCCCGTGTGGTGGTCCGGCCTACGCTGGGACGATGACCACCACCGCGCGACGACGGGCGGCCCGCCTCTGGGCGGGCCCCCTGCTCGCGCTCTCCCTCGTCGGCTGCGGCACCACCTCCGCCGACGACGTGGCGGCGACGACCGGCACGAGCCCTGCCGAGGCTGAGTCGCAGCCGCAGGAGCCCCAGGAGTCGCAGCAGCAGGACCTGCCGGCGCTGTACGACGTCTCCTCGCGCACCGTCGGCGGTGCCGACTGGTCGGGCGCCGAGATGGCGGGGCGCCCGGCGGTGCTGTGGTTCTGGGCGCCGTGGTGCCCCACCTGCCGGGCCCAGGTCTCGGGCGTCAACGCGCTCGCGCAGACCCACGGCGACGACGTCGCGCTGGTCGGGGTGGGCGCGCAGGACGACGCCGACGCCATCGCCGGGTTCGCCGCCGACGTCGACCCCGGGGTCACCTCCCTCTCCGACGTCGACGGCAGCGTGTGGCGCCACTTCGGCGTCACCGCCCAGAGCACCTACGTCGTGCTCGACGCCGACGGCGAGGTGCGCGGCGAGGGCTACCTCGACGAGGCCGAGCTGGGCGAGCTGGTCGACGAGCTCGTCGCCGAGCAGGCCGGCTGAGGCGAGGGCCGTGTCCGAGGGCCTGCTCGCCGTCGCCCTCGGGGCCGGGATGCTGGCGGCCGTCAACCCCTGCGGCTTCGCCCTGCTGCCGGCGTACGTCTCGCTGCTCGTCGCGGGCGACGACTCCCCCGACCGTGGCCGGGCGGTGCTGCGTGCGCTCGGGCTGACCGGTGCGATGACCCTCGGCTTCTCGGGGGTCTTCCTGGCCTTCGGGCTGGCGGTGGCACCGGTGGTCGGGCAGGTGCAGCGGCACCTGCCGTGGGTGACCGTGGTGCTGGGGCTGACCCTCCTGCTGCTCGGCGGCTGGCTGCTGGCCGGTCGCTCGCTGCGGCTGCCGTCACTGCGGTTCTCGCGCCGCCCGCGCGGGCCGGCGCCGCTGCGCCGCTCGTTCTGGTCGATGGCCGGCTTCGGAGCCGGCTACGCCGTGGCCTCGCTGTCGTGCACCGTCGCGCCGTTCCTGGCCGTCGTGGTCGCCGGCTTCCGCACCGACTCGGTCCTCGAGGGCGTCGCGCTCTTCGCGGCGTACGCCGCCGGCATGGGCGCGGTGGTCGGCACCCTGGCCGTGGCCACCGCCCTGGCCTCGCCGACCACCGTGCAGCGGCTGCGCCGCTCGGGGGCGTGGGCGCCGCGGGTGGCCGGGCTGGTGCTCCTCCTGGCCGGCGCGTACGTCGCCTACTACGGCTGGTGGGAGCTGCGGGTCCTCGGCGCCGACGCCGGGAGCGTCGCCGACGCGGCCGACGACCCGGTCATCGCGGCCGCCGCGGCGGTGCAGCAGGCGCTCGTCGACGTCGCGACCGCGGTCGGGCCCGGCGGGTGGGCGCTGCTGCTCGGCGCGCTCGTCGTGGCCGGGCTCCTCGTCTCGCGCGCCCGGTCGCGGGCCGCTCGTCCGTCCCGCCCGCAGGAGGCGCGCCGATGACGCCCCGGGCGGCCGGCGTACCGGCGCTGGTCCTGACCGGGGCCCTGCTGCTGTCCGCCTGCGGCTCCGACCCCGAGCCCTCGACGCCGGCCGCCGGGGCCGACCCGAGCGCCTCCGCGGGCGCGGTCGGCGGCTCCGCGCTCGACGACCTTCGCGACCCGGCGTTCCCCGAGCCGCTGCTCCCCCTCGAGGACCTGCTCTCCGGCGGTCCCCCGCCCGACGGCATCCCCGCGATCGACGACCCGCAGCACGAGCAGGTCGCCGACGTCGACTGGCTCGAGGACGACGAGCCCGTGCTCAGCCTCACCGTCGGCGAGGAGACCCGCGCCTACCCGCTGCGGGTGCTGACCTGGCACGAGATCGCCAACGACGTCGTCGACGGCGTCCCGGTCGCAGTCACCTACTGCCCGCTGTGCAACTCCGGCGTCGCCTTCGAGCGCACCGTCGAGGGCGAGGAGACGACGTTCGGGGTCTCCGGGCTGCTCTACGCCGACAACCTGGTGATGTTCGACCGGGCCACCGAGTCGTTGTGGCCGCAGCTGACCGGGGTGGCGGCGGTCGGGGTGCGCACCGGCACCGCGCTGCGCAGCATCCCGATGGGCACCGTCGGGTGGTCGCAGTTCCGCGAGGAGCACCCCGGCGCGCTGGTGCTGAGCCGCGACACGGGCCACGACCGCGACTACGGCCGCAACCCCTACGTCGGCTACGACGACCCGGGCTCCGACCCGCTCTTCGAGCTGCCCGGCGAGCCCGACGACCGGCTGCCCCCGAAGTTCCGCGTGGTCGGGGTCGGCACCGGTGCGGACGCGGTGGCCGTGGAGCGCGGCCGGCTCGCGACCGCCGGCGTCGTCCGCGTCGACGTGGGCGACCGCCCGGTCACCCTGTGGCACCTGCCCGGCCAGCGCTCGGCCCTCGGCGCCGCCGCGATCGACGAGGGCGCCGAGATCGGCACCGTCGCCGCCTTCGTCGCCCGTCTCGACGGGCAGGAGGTGGCCTTCGAGCGCGACGCCGCGGGCCGGGTCGTCGACGTCGTCACCGGCTCGACGTGGAACGCCTTCGGCCGCGCCACCGACGGCCCCCTCGCGGGGCGCCGGCTGCGCCCCGTGGTGCACCTCGACACCTTCTGGTTCTCCTGGGTGGCCTTCCAGCCCGAGACCGCCCTCGTCCAGCCCTGACCCGGCGCACATCTCTCGCCCACCCGGCGCATATGTCGCCCCGACCCGGCGCGTCTCAGCGACCCAGCCGGCGCCTCGTCGGCATCTCGGCGGCGTCACCGTGCTCGGCGCGGTCGCGACCCAGCCGGTCCAGCCGGCGCGCCAGCCGCCCCGACCAGGTCGAGGCGCTGAGCCCGTGCAGCACCACGCTCAGCAGCACCGTCAGGCACGCGACCTCGAAGACCTCCTGCCCCACCGGGCCGTCGACCTCCTCGACCACCAGCAGCGCGAAGAGGATCGAGGCGAGGCCGCGCGGGCCGAACCAGCCGAGGAACAGCCGGGTCTCGACCAGGGTCCGCGACCCCAGGAGGGCGACCAGCACGGGCAGCACCCGCACTACGGTCAGCGAGCACACGGCGTACGCCGCGGTGCGCCAGGTGACCTCGTCGAGCACCGGCCCCACCAGCACCGCACCGAAGACCAGGAACGTGGTGACGGTCAGCAGCTCGCCCTCGTCCTCGGAGAAGTCCTGCACGTGCTCGCAGTGCGCGCGCGCCACGTGC
The Nocardioides marinisabuli genome window above contains:
- a CDS encoding SAM-dependent methyltransferase; the protein is MSSDSGTEEMWRPEDADARRDYWEHVHDGKDVDGVSWWQSVPGLSLGLVDDTGVDPADPVIDVGAGWSTLADHLLERGYTDVTAIDLSRTALDTVRERVGDLGRHLTLDVADVLDLDTGRQYALWHDRAVFHFLTEQDERDDYRASLARCLRPGGWFVIATFGPDGPTTCSGLPIVRYTHDELAAEFPGYELHGTAGEDHLTPWGTNQQFTAVLLRAPGA
- a CDS encoding carboxymuconolactone decarboxylase family protein: MPRIPVHTVDSAPAASTDALKQLESKFGKVLNIHGGMAHSPAVLLSYAALGDVIAEHATLDGKTREAIALAVGAEDECTYCQSAHTGGGKAAGFSDEEMVNIRRGKADDAELDALLRLARDYTAQVGHTSDAAWQDAIDAGWSDEQLTELSVHVTLNLFTNYFNHHVHTELDVPEAPAL
- a CDS encoding cytochrome c biogenesis CcdA family protein, whose product is MSEGLLAVALGAGMLAAVNPCGFALLPAYVSLLVAGDDSPDRGRAVLRALGLTGAMTLGFSGVFLAFGLAVAPVVGQVQRHLPWVTVVLGLTLLLLGGWLLAGRSLRLPSLRFSRRPRGPAPLRRSFWSMAGFGAGYAVASLSCTVAPFLAVVVAGFRTDSVLEGVALFAAYAAGMGAVVGTLAVATALASPTTVQRLRRSGAWAPRVAGLVLLLAGAYVAYYGWWELRVLGADAGSVADAADDPVIAAAAAVQQALVDVATAVGPGGWALLLGALVVAGLLVSRARSRAARPSRPQEARR
- a CDS encoding DUF3179 domain-containing protein, with protein sequence MTPRAAGVPALVLTGALLLSACGSDPEPSTPAAGADPSASAGAVGGSALDDLRDPAFPEPLLPLEDLLSGGPPPDGIPAIDDPQHEQVADVDWLEDDEPVLSLTVGEETRAYPLRVLTWHEIANDVVDGVPVAVTYCPLCNSGVAFERTVEGEETTFGVSGLLYADNLVMFDRATESLWPQLTGVAAVGVRTGTALRSIPMGTVGWSQFREEHPGALVLSRDTGHDRDYGRNPYVGYDDPGSDPLFELPGEPDDRLPPKFRVVGVGTGADAVAVERGRLATAGVVRVDVGDRPVTLWHLPGQRSALGAAAIDEGAEIGTVAAFVARLDGQEVAFERDAAGRVVDVVTGSTWNAFGRATDGPLAGRRLRPVVHLDTFWFSWVAFQPETALVQP
- a CDS encoding radical SAM protein, whose amino-acid sequence is MSHSDAVLTTVLPEPGQDHVSTPAGPVARLIDGGDLDCGSGLLLLITRNMRRLDDGGHLGIRSAERSVTVDLPAWADLVGHSVEVAHAESEQGPWWFVVEKSGAPATVFTTGKSTPVGERLWVYTNFDCNLACDYCCAQSSPRAEARRFPVETARAAFEEFAAMGGKEVFLTGGEPFMHPDLDGLVEAAAGLERTVLTNAMILGRGRRREILEGLDRSVALQVSLDSATPDLHDRQRGAGTWGKALDGIELAASLGFRVRIAATLYDEDPAGVEALHRRLDQLDIAPEDRVIRPVAAEGFADQGIHVSIDNLEPEPTLTVDGAWWHPVAVTNPHMRIADHPLPVSEVIGVMRDTVAVQDAAAATGREVFRCA
- a CDS encoding TlpA family protein disulfide reductase encodes the protein MTTTARRRAARLWAGPLLALSLVGCGTTSADDVAATTGTSPAEAESQPQEPQESQQQDLPALYDVSSRTVGGADWSGAEMAGRPAVLWFWAPWCPTCRAQVSGVNALAQTHGDDVALVGVGAQDDADAIAGFAADVDPGVTSLSDVDGSVWRHFGVTAQSTYVVLDADGEVRGEGYLDEAELGELVDELVAEQAG